From Coregonus clupeaformis isolate EN_2021a chromosome 2, ASM2061545v1, whole genome shotgun sequence:
tatagcaatggttatcaactgtactgcagggatggtaCGTAAGTtgcagaaaattgaggttgtggtggcagctgcagagaggtatttgggtatACGAGACTTgacgtcagaagagttacagggtgtgttgagtggtgatgcccagggtccctgctcatctgcgtgaacgtgccttaggcatgctgcaaggaggcatgaggactgcagatgtggccagggcaataaattgcaatgtccgtactgtgagacgcctaagacagcgctacagggagacaggacggacagctgatcgtcctcacagtggcagaccacgtgtaacaacacctgcacaggatcggtacatccgaacatcacacctgcgggacaggtacaggatggcaacaacaactgcctgagttacaccaggaacgaacaatccctccatcagtgctcagactgcccacaataggctgagagaggctggactgagggcttgtaggcctgttttatggtaggtcctcaccagacatcactggcaacaacgtcgcctatgggcacaaacccaccgtcgctggaccagacaggactggcaaaaagtgctcttcactgacgagtcgcggttttgtctcaccaggggtgatggtcggattcgcgtttattgtcgaaggaatgagcgttacaccgaggcctgtactctggagcgggatcgatttggaggtggagggtctgtcatggtctgagcttgttgtcattgcaggcaatctcaacgctgtgcgttacagggaagacatcctcctccctcatgtggtacccttcctgcaggctcatcctgacatgaccctccagatTGACAATGCcatcagccatactgctcgttctttGCGTGATTTCTTGCaaaacaggaatgtcagtgttctgccatggccagcgaagaggccGGAGTCATCCTCACCTTCCAGTACCAACACAATGGAGTCATGGAAACGGTCCTCAAAACAGCCGTGCATGAGATCACTTGGCTGGTGAAGGACAGCTTCCTGGAGGAAGTGACACGGAGCAAGCAGGAAGTGGACGTCTTGAAGGTGAGGCTGCAGCGGTGTGAgcagaggtggaggggaggagcgGAAGAGGAGGGAAGTTGAAGAGAAGGagtagagaaagaagagagagagcagagggggatGTGTAGGAGATGTGGTTGTGCTGGAGACACTGAGGAGAGAGAATAGGCTCTGTCAGGTGAGTGCTTTTACAACTGAATGTCCCCTCTGGGATTGATTATATCTATCTAATCTAATTActagggccgggaccataccagtatcacgatactcattagtatcatggcaaggaaacaaaacacgaagcagatTTGACTTCTTTAGGGAAAATAGCAcgaatgttggaaacaaacatcattatttattttccaagctatagcacactattttacatacagcaggtttttaaaggaccaaagagttctGTCTATTTCATGTTTGCCATGGAGAGAATATtgcaatactggtatcgtcccggcccaaCTAATTACCATGGTAATACCATGTTGATGGGTTGTGTTGATACTAGTTTAGACAGAGGTAACATAGACTATACAGGTTAAAGCTGACACACACCATGAATACTATATCTGGTTCTGGCCTTTCCTCAGGAGCAGAGGAGGGTTGTGGTATCAAACAGGATGAGATTCTCCAGTCAGAGGGACTCAACGCTTTGACAGAGGCCCATGAGGTCCATGTCAAAGAGGAGGCCTATGCACAGGTAGACTGGGGGGGATGTGCTAACCCTGACGATCCCATACACCGATGTCCCCCATAGTGACCCTGACTTGTCTGCACCGTGGACCAGTAAGCCTCAGCCTCCACCTCGACTCCCAGCACCATGGACCAATGAGGAGCAGCCTTCACCCTCAGTTACCTTTCACCCTCATGTTACATCAAGAGCTGCAATGATTATTATTCTGCTGGAATTATTAGTGAGTTTGATATGAAATCATTGCACTGGGCTTGTTGTAAACAACATACTGTGTTGAGCTCCAGAAGTATTGGGACtgacatgttttgttgttttggctctgtactccagcactttggatttgaaatgtgtttcagattattttgtgcccgatagaaatgaatggtaaataatgtattgtgtcattttggagtcacttttattttaaataagtatagaatatgtttctaaacacttctacattcatgtggatgctaccatgattatggataatcctgaatgaatagagaataatgagtgagaaagttagatgcacaaatattatacctccccccaaaaaattctaacctcccctgttattgtaatggtgagtgGTTAGCATgtgttgggggtatgatatttgtgcatctaacattctcactcatcattattcacgattcattaagaattatccgtaatcatggtagcatccacatgaatgtagaagtgtttagaaacatattcaattcttatttacaatacaaatgactccaaaatgacactacattttataaactgggtagtttgagccctgaatgctgattggctgaaagccacgGAAATGACATaaaatgacttgtttactgttctaattagttggtaaccagtttataatagcaataaggcacctcaggggtttgtggtacatgaccaatataccatggctaagggctgtatccaggcactcagcGTTGCGTTGTGCGAAAGAatagcccttagctgtggtatattggccaaataCCATACCCGCTCTGGACTTCTTGCTTAAATATATAatgcatttctattgggcacaaaataatctgaaacacaaccaagaAAAACCCAGCAAATGCATCTAAcacatttgtagagtcacaagcctGATGTCGTCgttgtgtgctatgaatatgggaccaaatactacactttttactactttaatagacataaatgaatttgtcccaatacttttggtaccCTAAAATggaggggactatgtacaaaaagtgctgtaatttctaaacggttcacccgataagGATGAAACTACCCTCAAataattaaagctgacagtctgcactttaacctcatagtcattctatcatttcaaatccaaagtgctggagtacagagccaaaacaacaacaaaatgtgccactgtcccaatactttagGAGCGCTCTGTTGCTAGCTATATACATTTGTTAGCCTCTCTAATCTCCACATTGGATTGGTCAGTTATTGTACTGTGTATCTCTTTATTCCTAACAGGTGACAGTAAGACAGTCCCATAAGCAGCTTGGGGAGGAGCTGAAATGGAGATTCGGCCCAAATGACTGGTATGTACTTTAATAACAAGGCCATTGACTCTTTGAAAAGCTGCTTGGTTTTGTTAGTTTGATTTACTCAAACATTTCATGTTTTTCAGTTGATTACTCACTCCATTGTAGAGGAAAATGCTAAGTCTAGTTGTCAACTACagttgtagtcccctgtagctcagttggtagagcatggcgcttgcaacgccagggttgtgggttcgtttcccacggggggccagtatgaaaatgtatgcactcactaactgtaagttgctctagataagagcatctgctaaatgactaaatgatcACACTTGTGTTTCTTTTAATAATCTTAGGTTATCATTTTTCAGCTTCAGGTCCCTTCACAATGAGGAGGTGACCAAAGCAGTGATGCAGATTGTGAAGGATTGAGGCAAAACTGGGGGTCCGACAGTCTCATCAGAAGTGAGTGAGTTAATTTTCTGTAGCTACCAGACATGTACAGAATGTGTGGTGACAATGTAAAGAATACCTCCTCTTCAAAAATATGTGCATCCTAATCCATTTATCTTGGGATATCAGTAAAATTAGTCAATGCTGTATCATATCCACAGTATTGTAACAATTATTTTTCACTGCCCATAAAGGCGTGTTACAGGGCTTATGAGTATTGGAAGGCTCAAGGGAAGATTGAGCTGGAGGGCAGCGTGGAGGTGATCAAGTACAAAATCCTCACCAGCAGGAGGAGCCAGGTTATGTTATACAGTAACATGAAGTAGTTACACACagtaacatcagtaacacacacCACTCAATATAACCACACACCAATCAgatattataatatttttttaaatcctgTGTCTTACTTCATCTAGGATATTCACGTTGAAAGCTtgggaatatacactgagtgtacaaaacattaagaacaccttcctaatattgagttgcacccctttttgccctcagaacagcctcaatttgttgggcatggactctacaaggtgttgaaagcgttccacagggatactggcccatgttgactccaatgcttcccccagttgtgtcaagttggctggatgtcctttgggtggtggaccattctttatacccacgggaaactgttgagcgggaAAAACCCAGCAGGATTGTAGTTCTTCACACagaccggtgtgcctggcacctactaccataccccgttcaaaggcacttatatattttgtctttcccattcaccctttgaatggcacacatacacaatccatgtctcaattgtctcaaggcttaaaaatatttctgtctcctccccttcatatgCACTGATTTTATtgggctcccaagtggcgcagcggtctaaggcactgcatctcagtgcttgaggcgtcactacagaccccctggttcgattccagactgtatcacaaccggccgtgattgggagtcccatagggcggcgctcaattggcccagcgtcgtccgggtttggccagtgtaggccgtcattgtaaataagaatttgttcttaactgacttgcctagttcgttttttaagtggatttaacaagtgacatcaataagggatcataactttcacctggtcagtctgtcatggaacgagcaggtgttcataatgttttgtacactcagtgtatataatgtCTGTATTCACAATTTCACCAAGTTATAATGCTGTTTATTCAAGGTCTTTCTCTGTAATATTTCAGCTCTTCCAGAGAGTAAAGGTGGGAGGAGAGCTCCTCGCCCTAGAAGATCTGGACTTCCTGGTTGGAGCAGACCCCAATTTCATGTCAGACGAGGAAAGTGATGCTGAAGACAAGTTCACCTATCATGTGGTCCCTCCCAGGTGGTGCTGGCAGAGGTTGACCCGGATTGTCCGGCTCTGTCAGAGAACCCTAGATGAGAATTGTCGTGAGGGCATTGAAAATTACAGGGGGGTACATTTACCTCCCGCAATCCCCCAAAAGGAAAGGCTAAGCAAGTGTATgtgaataaaaaataataaacttAAATGTTGTTATTTCTTAATTGATTGCTCAAACAGTGTTAATGACTGTCCACATTCTGGTAAATACCCTCAGTTTGCTGTTTCAAGGGGAGAGGCTCCAGATAAAAGTTGCCTCTAACCAGTGATTTAGGATCAGCTAAACCTTACCCCATCCTGAGCAGTGATTCTGTGAAGTGAAAAGCAAAACTCAAATCAaatttcaaataaaatgttatgtcACATGCTTCagaaactaacagtgaaatgcttacttatggcccttcccaacaatgcgaaACTGACCTTAGATTTGTGCCACTGAGGTAAAGGACGGACCATATttgtgacttttcgtagcaggttagtagagcattttcgctaacccttttcctaaccttaacctaattctcctaatctGCTACATAACTTCTCCTAACCTGTTACGAAAAAGTCGTAGCTGTATGGAAGTGGCGTGTTTTTAGGGAATCTCGGAGGGGGGTCCAGGTGCGACATCATCTCGcagagcagtcatccctcaggTTCTCTATGCTACCATCTACTGGTGTCATCTCTCAGTGCAGTGCATCTCTCAGGAAAAGTGGGGGTGTCGAAAGGAATGGACGTTTCGAAAGGAACCATATAAGGAGAAGTGGGGGTTTCGAAAGGTGCCACTCAAGACACGTTTAGGTTATCGGACGTTTGTCATGGACTGCAGAAATGACAGTAAGGAATTTCAGTTAtgccaacaacaaaaaaattatattcACTCACTGTGAGCTGTGTCTTTGAACGTTACCTACCggatgactgctctgagagatgacGTCGCAGCTTGACCCTATTGGAATCTCGTGCCAGTGCTCAGGGACACATCCGAATCTTATTGGATATGTAAAATCGCGAGGGTTGGCCGAGAGGCGAGGTCCACTCGGAAAATTGTGGTGTAGTAGCTAATTCGAGCATTTGCACTACAGCGTACAGTTCTAACAGTAAATATTGTATGCTCCATACATTGAAAATATACGCCGACGACCAAGCCAACGTAGTCAGTTGGTTTAGAGACCGCTGTTTTTGCAGGTTCGTGCTGACCGACAGACTGCATCAATGTGTCTGCCATGTTTACGTTTTCGCGCGCGGATccccagctagctagctttgcACATTTACTGCATGTTGTGTTGGACTTGCTCGTCTGTAAGCAATGCATACACCTTTGCAAATGATAACAACATTTAAAACAGTATAACGTGCATGTATAGACGTTAATACAGTTAGCTATGTGGCACACACGACATTTTAAACTCGTTTGTACTAGCCCACAATGTCTTCATCTCGAGTTGTGTAACGTTAACGTACTGTAACTAACGTTACAGCGGCATACATCCGGATAAATCCGGTTTTGAAAGTTAAATAATTAAGGAATGTGAGGTATAAATGTTATGTTGATGACAAAAAAGGTTTAACCAAAGCATCAAATTAAAGTAGCACCTTCTGCAAGACCTCTTTGATCACAGACACAGCTAATCAGCATCGTTTCTTTAGTTTGAAAACAATCCCAGCAGTATTTTCTAAAGTTTAAAGTTAGAAACTTTAGCTTTACCTTTTTGAATTTGGTCAAATAAGCCAAAAATAGTTTCCTGATATTGAATACAGTgttagtctactgtactgtaactttACTGTTATTCTGTGTACCCACTGATGTTTATATGATTCTTGTTGAGTGACAGCTGAGCTTCCAGCTCTAGAACCTGGGTGACATCACACAAACCTGAGCCAGGTGGAGGTGGAGCCAGGGGGACCAGAGATGTCGGAGAAGGTGCAGAACACCTTCAGGATGCAGCTGTCCTCCGTCATGGACTCCCTGCTCACTGCGGCCGTGTGTGAGATCTCCAAGATCTTTGAAGGCAGTCTGAGTGCGCAGCAGGCAGAGCTGACGCAGAGCGTAGAGGAGATCTCAGCATTGAAAGGGAAGCTGAGGCGGGCAGAGATGAGGTTGAAGGAGGGTGGAAAAAGAGAGGATTTGGACGATATGGCTGCCAACACCTCTGGGCAAACAGTCTCTGATGTGACGACAATTGCTGAGATAGAAGACGAAGGTAACTTGATAATGTGTAGACAAATAGCAACATACAATTTCAGGGCTTGTTGACACTGTAGACATGATCTGCATGTTTTTTCTCCCGGTTGGTGTCAGCTGAGCTTTATTATTCTGtgtcattacatttctatctTTGGGTTTCTATGCAGTACCCGATTGGTGCGAGCCCCTTCAGTCAGAAGATTCCTTAATTCCACCCTTGAAGATCAAAAAGGAAAATGAGGGGCCATGGGTGGACCTGCGACCACTGAGTGTGTCTCTATGGCGCATCCCTAACATCAAACAAGAGGTCAGTGACCGGTCCAGTGTGGGAAACCTGAATCAGTAAACAGACAGTCATCATGCACACCCAAATGTAGCACACGGGCTGAACAAAAAAAGTGGCTTCTGTTAATTAGGGTAAAGGGTAACTCTCAACCCCAATTTCAGCCTTTGCTCAACCCattcacatttttaaaaaatgcattCAGGTTGGGAGAATTGTTCATAAATATTCATTTTGGGGGTGGGTAAACGTAGTTGTACCTGATCCCAATACTTTCTCATtaaagaaaatagtaaaaataaagaaaaaccctggaatgagtaggtgtgtccaaacttttgactggtactgaatatCTGCCGCATGTGGGATTAAAACTCACAATGCACCACCAATCTGTCATAGCAGTTGGGAGAAAGTACAACAAGTTAAGAACCACCATTATCATCTATTTGTTGTTACGATGGATGTAGCTACGAATATAAACATATAATCCTCATTGCCTAcatgttttttctttctttgtaAAAGCTCATAGATGTGTATGAAACAGTAAGCAAAATTTTTAAATTTGGTCATATGGGGAAATATGCCTTACTGCCTTTTGAATTTTGTGTAACGTCAGTAGTCTAGTCAAGGAAGCGTAATGCAAAATATATTGGCACACTTACCAAAACCATTACCAAATAACACTGTCACCTGCTTTTATAGCAAGCCTTGAGGTGGTACCACCCAGCACATCTAGAAGGGTGTGTATTTCATACCGAACCACTCCCTTGAGATGACGTGGAGGCACCTTCTTAAGGCACCTCTACATCACGATTTCAATGGTAGAGTTGAACTGTGAGGGGCAAAAAGAGCTAGATTTGCTACTAAAACACctaaatatatcacatttacaacgAACTGTCAAAATGAAGACCAGAATTGATGTTTCACTATAACTAAGCCTAAAACATCTGGTTTTccatgattttatttattttctcatgaAAGTCACTCTTTTAACGTCTGCTTTAGTAGTACTTTGGTGGCGTTTTTGGTTGTGAGCATATTCATTATGAGTCTGTGTTTTAGCAGGCTGAAGATTTTGATAACCACTTGCTGACAGCCCTAGCCAGGAGTCCTCCACGAAAAGGTAAGAGTAAATCATCCTTGCACCTCGTAATTGTAATTCAGCTCCTGGTGCAGGACATCATTACTGACCCcatgctcctctctcctacagggTCGGCTGCGGAGCAGTTGTTAACCAGACGGTTAAAAGACTTACCTGAACTGAGCGTGGCCGGGTCAGGGTACGGTTGTGGTTCAGTAGGACGGGGGCGGGGGCGGGGGCTGAGGAAGACCCATGGTAGTCTGTTGTGCACGTCCAAACAAGAAAATCCGGAACCCCAGAGCAGCGTCTTGTCAGACAAGAATGTCTTGAGGCACCGCACAAGACAAGGAAAAGATAGTGACTTACAAAGCAAACACAGTGAGGGGAGACATGGGAAAACGAGTGACATAGTGAAAAAGAAGGTAGGAAGGAGAAGAAAGCATTTAAAAATGGAAACTAATGCAGAGGAAGAAGCAACAACCATTGGAACTGACAAGAGTTTCTGCTGCAAATACTGTGGGAAGGGCTTTCACAGAGAGTTTGGCCTTTCTGTGCACATGAGGTCTCATAACAAGGGGACATACAAATGTCCTAAGTGTCCCAAAAAGTTTCCGTATCCAAGTGCACTCCGTGTGCACACGTTGAACAGCCACGGCAAAACAGAAAATAACAAACCTTGCTCTAGCATCAAAGAAAAGTCCAACTCTATCAACCACAAAGTGAAACCCCTCTCCCCCAGCAGAACAAAGCCTACTTCCCCCATCAACAAACCTCTCTCTCCCAGCAAAGTGAAACCTCTCCCTGCCAGCAAGGCTAAACCACTACCCCCCAAAGACAATCCTACCTCCCCAAACAACAAAGTTGGCTCCCCCAAAGAAGGCAGCACACATCCAGAACTTTATTCTTGTCACGTTTGCCATAAGGAGTACACTTCTGCAAATTCCCTGCAGGACCACGAACGCATTCACACAGGTGAGAGACCGTACCCTTGTAACCAGTGTGGGCAGAGGTTCCGTGTAAAGCAGTTCCTGATATTGCATTTGCGTAAAGCCCATGCGGATGTGTACGGGGGTGAGGAGAGCAGCGGAGACCTCTCCTGGACTGCACCAGTGGAGGATCCCATTGCTAACGGTGCTGAGCAGCAATCTGCCATCAAATCAAAGAGCAAAGACGATCGACGTGCAAAGGCAAACAGCAAACGGAAGCAAATGATAGAAACAGACGGCTTGTTCCAATGCACAGTGTGTAAAAAGCTGCTAAGTTCACAGATTAGCCTCGTTCAACACTTCCGCATCCACACAGGTGAGAAACCGCTCAGCTGCGAAGAGTGCGGCAAGAAATTCCGCTGTCACCCCATCTTGATCAGCCACAGGAGGTCCGCCCACCCGGGAAAGAAGTACCAATGCCTCAAGTGTGTCAAGCAATTTGAGACCATGGCCGAACGTAAAAGACATCTGCTACAAGTCCACCAATTCAAGAAACCAAACCCGCGGTCCCGCTGTCCTCGCTGTAGCAGGACTTTCCACAACAGTAACTCCCTGAGAATCCACTATGAAACTGTCCATGCCTGAGTCTGTCCCCACATGGCTCGGCCCAGTCACATTGGAGTGTTCAGCAGGGCCGGGGTCAATTCGAATTACATTAAGGAAATCAGATTATTACGTCCATTTGAAATTACATTTGTGATTTTGAAAAGTGCTGTTTATTTTCATTGACCGTTTTTGTTATCATTGACTGACTGAGTGAAAagggaattgaccccaacccttgtGCCCAGTGAACTAACATGATGCTGAGAGAGGACGAAGAAAGCGCAAACTCACAAAGACTTGTGATTCACAAAAACTTGTGATATGGTGATCAATGTTTGTGATATGGTGCTCAATATGGGTATCACTGTTCAACCTGTGATATGGGGATAAATCTGTTTTCTGGGGGTTGCAGGATCACGCTTTTTTAAAGTCAGTGCCAGACCGGTTTATGGCGATTTGATTTCAACGCCTTGGAGCCATGTTTTTAGTTTTATGGTTTTAGTTCCATGTAAACACGTCTATCATTTATATGTTATTATGACAAATGTAACATGTTCATTGTACTGTACATTCCCTATGTTGTCAAGAAAAGCACAGGGCAGAAAATACCCATGTTTCTGACTCTGAAAATACTGAAaatcagttttttttttacattaataaTATCTGTATTTACTGGAGGTTGACTTACCTTAATAGGTCATGCATACTCCAATAGGGGTGTTCATGGATCACCCAATTTCTTAGTGACCTTTTATGAATTACAATGATTGCACAAACATGGGCAATAGAGAGACCTCAGTAATAAAGGATTACAAATAGTACATGTTCCTCATTTGCAATAATTATTTCAAGTCGTTAGATCTTTAGGTTGGTGTGTCACAATTAAAAGCTGTGTTCAcattgaagtgactcaaatccaaTTTTCTTTGCATATCCAATTTGAATCTGTTCATTTTcatgcagtctgaacagccaaaaaacACGTGGAATCTGATaattcaagccacatttcaaaccacctttgTAGGTGGTGTGAAGTCAGATACAAATATGAGTCCTGGCAATGTGACTTGTCGGAGTGGTCATAtctgatttcaaatcaaatcaaatcaaattttattggtcacatgctccgaatacaacagatgcagacattacagtgaaatgcttacttacagcccttaaccaacagtgcatttattttaaacaaaaaaagtaagaataaaacaacaacaaaaaaagtgttgagaaaaaaagagcagaagtaaaataaagtgacagtagggaggctatatatacaggggggtaccgttgcagagtcaatgtgcgggggcaccggctagttgaggtagttgaggtaatatgtacatgtgggtagagttaaagtgactatgcataaatacttaacagagtagcagcagcgtaaaaaggatggggtgggggtgcagtgcaaatagtccgggtagccatgattagctgttcaggagtcttatggcttgggggtagaagctgttgagaagtcttttggacctagacttggcactccggtaccgcttgccgtgcggtagcagagagaacagtctatgactagggtggctggagtctttgacaattttgagggccttcctctgacaccgcctggtatagaggtcctggatggcaggaagcttttaTTTGAagatttatttgccctcaagtgtTTTTTAGACTTATTTGGCATAtattgttgcttgctagctactctgttgacagtttggcAAGAActtgtggtagctaactagcttgcaaATTCTTtaaacaaattagtgaatgtgccAGAATGATAAACCGCTgtctagttgactgctgtggctagccaaaaaggactCGTTTTGATAGTTGGATACCTATGATTttaaacattcaaagcaactggaaaacgtccatggcaggcattgttgtcaccttagcttgctacataacttctgatgGTTACCAATCAGCCTATACCACTGTTCGCACACCCttcgttactatgacaactagcgtagccatgtcagcaaatgactgctgtctgaacacac
This genomic window contains:
- the LOC121579857 gene encoding zinc finger protein 878 isoform X2 codes for the protein MSEKVQNTFRMQLSSVMDSLLTAAVCEISKIFEGSLSAQQAELTQSVEEISALKGKLRRAEMRLKEGGKREDLDDMAANTSGQTVSDVTTIAEIEDEVPDWCEPLQSEDSLIPPLKIKKENEGPWVDLRPLSVSLWRIPNIKQEAEDFDNHLLTALARSPPRKGSAAEQLLTRRLKDLPELSVAGSGYGCGSVGRGRGRGLRKTHGSLLCTSKQENPEPQSSVLSDKNVLRHRTRQGKDSDLQSKHSEGRHGKTSDIVKKKVGRRRKHLKMETNAEEEATTIGTDKSFCCKYCGKGFHREFGLSVHMRSHNKGTYKCPKCPKKFPYPSALRVHTLNSHGKTENNKPCSSIKEKSNSINHKVKPLSPSRTKPTSPINKPLSPSKVKPLPASKAKPLPPKDNPTSPNNKVGSPKEGSTHPELYSCHVCHKEYTSANSLQDHERIHTGERPYPCNQCGQRFRVKQFLILHLRKAHADVYGGEESSGDLSWTAPVEDPIANGAEQQSAIKSKSKDDRRAKANSKRKQMIETDGLFQCTVCKKLLSSQISLVQHFRIHTGEKPLSCEECGKKFRCHPILISHRRSAHPGKKYQCLKCVKQFETMAERKRHLLQVHQFKKPNPRSRCPRCSRTFHNSNSLRIHYETVHA
- the LOC121579857 gene encoding zinc finger protein 878 isoform X1, translating into MSEKVQNTFRMQLSSVMDSLLTAAVCEISKIFEGSLSAQQAELTQSVEEISALKGKLRRAEMRLKEGGKREDLDDMAANTSGQTVSDVTTIAEIEDEVPDWCEPLQSEDSLIPPLKIKKENEGPWVDLRPLSVSLWRIPNIKQEQAEDFDNHLLTALARSPPRKGSAAEQLLTRRLKDLPELSVAGSGYGCGSVGRGRGRGLRKTHGSLLCTSKQENPEPQSSVLSDKNVLRHRTRQGKDSDLQSKHSEGRHGKTSDIVKKKVGRRRKHLKMETNAEEEATTIGTDKSFCCKYCGKGFHREFGLSVHMRSHNKGTYKCPKCPKKFPYPSALRVHTLNSHGKTENNKPCSSIKEKSNSINHKVKPLSPSRTKPTSPINKPLSPSKVKPLPASKAKPLPPKDNPTSPNNKVGSPKEGSTHPELYSCHVCHKEYTSANSLQDHERIHTGERPYPCNQCGQRFRVKQFLILHLRKAHADVYGGEESSGDLSWTAPVEDPIANGAEQQSAIKSKSKDDRRAKANSKRKQMIETDGLFQCTVCKKLLSSQISLVQHFRIHTGEKPLSCEECGKKFRCHPILISHRRSAHPGKKYQCLKCVKQFETMAERKRHLLQVHQFKKPNPRSRCPRCSRTFHNSNSLRIHYETVHA